The genomic stretch CTCATGTGAGGGGAGTTTACACACTCCAAACTTTGTCTTtgtgttttttcttttataaccTCCCTGAGAGATGCATTGTCATCATCAACAGGGAGGAATGAGAATCTATGTGTTTGCATGTACAAAAATGTTGATCCTGACATTGGTGGTCTTCTTGGTGTTTTGATGACACAACACTTATGCTTTTTTAATTTGGTGGTAATATATTTCCAACTCATGAATGATGGTGATTAACTTGAAGATTTCTTGTACCTCATCAAGTAGAAGATTTAAAGTTCCAGTGAAGTGCTTATATGATTAGCATATTTGGCAAAGGAACTTTAAAGCTTACGAGTTGTAAAAGAGAGCAAGTGTGAAAGCCTGCCTGGTTGTGTCTATCTGAGTGACTAGAGTCTCGTGAAAGTTGAAGAGTAACTTCTAAAATACTAAGGCAACTCACACACACCTAAAATACTTCTAAGGCTTCTCTTTACTTAGCAAAATCACCTAAAATATTTTCAATACTTTCCAGTTGATTAGGGGACTATCTACTTGATTAAGACTTTTTTCAATTATctaattgattatatcttgaactTAATTGATTAAATGATGCCTACTTAAGTTTATAATCGACTTTGACAATCTCTTAATGATTGGTAACGACTCTATATCAAAACCTTCCATTTTTCCAtaacaatcaattaattaaagtGCCTAATTGATTATACTCAAGACCTAATCGATGGATGAGTTAATTAGCCCATGGATTATTTCCTTTTTTAGTCAAATTTTCTCTTGTATAAAGGATTTCTCTCCTCATTTCATTTCACGCCAGAATTCAGAGTTTTCCTaattctttataatttatttctcCGTTCTCtctctttaaatatttttttttcatcaaAGTTTCCGTAGTGTCCTGTGAGTAAAAACTACTTGTGAGAAAagagttgtacttgtattgtgCCATAATTTTACTTTCAAGAGTGTGATATTCTTGAAGaattaagtttgatttttgagATCAACCATTAAAAAACTTGTTTGGCTATAGAACTCAGcctgtaaattaaaaaaaattctatattaATCAGAGAAACCCTAGTTTGAATTAAAAAAACTCAAAGTTTCAAATAGAATATTAGAACACGACGAGATAAGACAATAGCAAAGTTAGAATATATAGATATTCTAATTTTTCATTTCAAAGCCACCTCGCTAAGTGTaatggtaacaaaggagcccgtatttcgaagccacctcgcacaccgccgatcaaaaaatcaccaattgtctacattgatgagatgccactttttatgcacaaatatatcgataacatcgttgatgttggaggcgacaataattgtggatatcgggccgtcgccggtttgctcggtaaaggggaaaataatcacactttagtccgacgggaactcattgcggagttgacttcgtatcgggacatctacggccgactatatgaaaatcaagaaaagtttgcaaaaaatcatgatgcacttgttccatcacttaccggtatcgctccggttttgaagtggatgtcattccccgagatgggtcatctaatagcaagtgcatatgatatggtgtgcgtcgatttgacgaggtttggactaagtgagactttctttccacttcatagtcgaccgccgttggacgcgtcgggccgcatcatatgcatcgggtatctacgatcgcggcacttcgttcaagtgttttttgaaaccgggttgtcctataccggctacttcttgtcaatggaaggcacatcgttcaaatgaggcggagacttgaccggatcctttcgtttcgaggatggcggagtttgaagaaattatgagcaaagagcgcgagcaaaatagagagcggtcgaagaacgtgcctattttggacttaggatccaccgattggttcggtgaattttagttcgttccggatcgtttttgtttgtaacgatcattttttgtatgtattgttgtttatcatgtaaaatcggaccgattcaatacatatataatataagtatgttttatgtcatctctgtctaatttatgtttaatgtcaattccatttgttcaatttacacaacacactaagcaatcaacaaaatgtaaaatttaagtctgtttctgcataattcggaaatgaactttcgaaatatacatgtctggagcctattttcggaagttcatttccgaaatgtcccctgaggcaggataagatttgttgggccatcaatgctccaataagtctataaatactacacactcttcttcatcctcttcacaccacaaaacacaaatgacacaaacctacccccacctagcatttgtctactttgaaaccggctacccgatgtcgttccaatttcgcttctcgcgcgacacgccgtttgcggagttgataccgtcgctcaacacgcttttgcgctatcccgagaatcaaaaggttgtcaagctcgagtaccgctcgccatcgcttaacgtcgagggaggcattaagttcacaccttttgagatcaagaacgacgaagatttagcggttttgtggacaacgttcgaccgattttcttcgaaaggcccgatcgagttggacgcgaaacttcaaagatcggcggacgacgtaatcaaaatgttgactcatccccacctacccgtgttcaacaatatgtaactttaattttcagtaatattatcgttgtaatcttcacccgattaaataaagcgaatcgttgttgtttttcatttttcttctgtccagacaatatttcggaagtacatttccgaattcctcaaggggggtgaattcggagatgaacttccgaaaacaccacattttctgaaaatgtaactttatttcggagatgcatctccgaaatcaatattttatattaaaaaaaacacgttttcggagatacatttccgaaaacacctttttttcaaaaaaaagtaccttttcggaaatgaatttccgaaacaaggggtagtgttgtaaattcaccaggggtgagcaagaaggttaggaggtgggtgaagaaattttcttatttaattaaaaaaaaataattttcaaaataattaattttacaagaGTTTTTTACTATTGATTGTTGATTTGTAGAAAGGTCACTTAAAATAAGACATGAGAGAGGTTGTTACATTTTTTTTCTAGATTTTCTAGCTAATACCACTCTACCGCTGATGAAGAGAAAAGGCGAAGCCTACTTAAGTTTTATGAGACCTTATTTCCGTAGAATTATATgtggaaaaaaaaaattgatcccATACAAGTCCATTTTCAAAACGACCTTGTTAAAAGGAGTCGAGAAGGATCATAATAGCGGGCAATACTTTCTTTTAAAAGAATTGAATATTATTGTGTGTGGAGCAGAGTGGACCACGTTTTATATTACCTTAGTTTAGAATTTTCCTTTTTATTACTTCAAATTTAGCGTGAACcacattttatattttcattaacttataaaaaaataatattaagagttgttatattgtgttttaattagataAACAACAACTCTAGAACAGTAAAAGTGCATATCCTTTATCTAAGAATTTTACTTTCCTTCTAAATGGAGTAAAGTGCATAAGTACAATCTAGTTGTGAAACTTTAGTAGTGAAGAAGATTTGGATAAATCCAATTAAAGTGGAGGCGTAAGATCTTTTTTTAAGCATAATTACTTATCTTGTTCATGAGGTAAAGATATAAAATAGTAAAGGTTAAACAGCAGAAGTAAACAGACACAATTGCACCTAGAGTCGTTCATTATATATATACTCACTTTGCAAGACCATTTTATCATATTACATTATGGCATCCCACACTCCTCTTGAAGTGAAATTTGCTGAGCTTGAAAAAGCAGAGCAAATGCACCAAAACTCACGCCCCAAAATCCAAAGGGTTGCAGCATATCTcagaaatagaaaaaatattgaCAAGCAATACTCACCCAAGTTGCTGTCAATAGGTCCAATCCATCATGACAATCCAAACCTCAAGTTAGGAGAGAACTATAAGCTTACCTGGGCAGTAAAATACATCCAAAGCACCCATCAAACTCGAGAATATCTACACCAAAAGATTGCCGACAACATTAATGAACTCAAGGGTCTTTATACCGACGATGTTTTAGCTTTAGCCAATACTGCGGCGTCTCTAAAAGACTTCCACAGCCTTGAAGAAAAGCTGTCATGGCTGTTGTTCGTGGATGGATGTTCTTTGCTGTATATTTTGGAGAAGCTGAGGCTTTCTCAAACTGATAAACCAAAAAATGAGAATCCTGCTGATCAACATGGTAAACAAAAAGACAGGAATACTAATGCTGATCAAATTGGTGAACAGGAACACGCGAGTATTAATGTTGATGATAAGACTGATGATAAGGTTGATGATGAAGCGGAAGGTCATCTGAATATTAAGGTAGATCAACTTGTTCTTGTGATGATGGATGTGCTTTTATTGGAGAATCAGCTTCCTTATCGAGTACTGAACCTGTTGTGGAAAAATGACGACGAGAATTTGATACATACTATGAAGGATTTTCTCAAAAATTATCATTGGACCCCACCGGATAAGAAAACCTGGAGGTTTCCAGATAACTTGATACCAGATAAATTGATACCAGATAAATTGAAAGATGCTACTAAGACAAAACAAAAAACTGCAGTGGACAATAAGACGACCGGGAGGAGCCCACCAACTCATCTTCTTGATCTTCAGCGTAAAATCATCCTCAAGGTAAAATTTTAGTCttgttattttattatatatcatAAGTAAGATGATGAAATCCATTTGTTTTGTACTTAGATTGAAGATAAAAATGAAGCTGACAAGATGGAGAACAAGAATCAAAGTGGAATAAATTCAGATGAAATGATGAAATACAGGAACATACAAGATCTAAAAACAGTAGGAATAACACTTAAACTAAGCAAGACACAAAATCCAACGGACGTAAATTTCTCGAAGAGTTGGTTTCGTGCTCGTGCGAAACTGACTCTTCCTAAGATTGTTGTGGACGATACAACAGAGGTTTCTTTCCTGAACCTGATTGCGTATGAGATGTGTCCCGATTTTAAGAACAACTACGGAATATGTTCATATGTGGTTTTCATGGACTTGCTGATTGACCATCCTGAAGATGTTAAGGAATTGAGATCAAAAGGTATTTTGCTGAATTCACTTGGGAGTGATGaggaagtttctgagcttttcaACGTCATAAGTACTGACTTGGTACATAACCAAGAAACATATCATGAAGTTAAAGCTAAAATACACAGGCATTACAGTAACAGATGTAATGTTTGGATAACGCAGGGTTATCATACTTATTTCGGCAATCCTTGGGCTATCACTGGTTTTGTCGCTGCACTTATTGCACTTGGTCTCACTTGCGTTCAAACATGGTTTTCCATTTTCCCGCGTGGTGACTAGCTTATAAACATGGTTTGTTGTGTGGAATTGTCATCTTGTCAGGAAACTAGTCTACTTCACTTCTCAGAGGATTGTGTTGAACTTTTCTTTATCACTTCGTGAGTCTTCACTATGAGTATGTATCTCATAAAAAAAAGAGTGCCTTTTGCTTTGTGTGTGcgattgtttgtttttcattttttaagaGGTGTGTGATTGAATTGAAACATCTAGTTTTCTTTATTCAAAATATTGTTCTGATTAATGATTTAAGTGTTTCTATATTGCTGTTATTGTTTAATCATGtattcatatatacattaataaGTGAATAATATTAGCGGTGGCAAAATGAATGGATTTGATGGATATATGGATTGGATGGTTAATGGATAGACCAAACCAATCTATTAATCCAATACCAATCCACTAAGCTCTCTTAATAAAAATTCAATCTAATTcattcattaaaaattaaaattcattcAATCCATCAATTAATATATTTCTAATGGATGGCTCcatccaaaaaataattaaaattttctttctaaatattaagaaaaataattcaaatattctaaaatattttttaaatttcataaaaatatttaatattctaaaatatttttcgttttttccgaaaaaactcaaattttctgaaaaaaaactcgatttttttcaatttttcaataaaactcgattttttgtttttctgaaaaaaagacTCGAACTGTcaatttttcgaaaaaaactcggaATTttggtttttccgaaaaa from Vicia villosa cultivar HV-30 ecotype Madison, WI linkage group LG4, Vvil1.0, whole genome shotgun sequence encodes the following:
- the LOC131600030 gene encoding uncharacterized protein LOC131600030 produces the protein MASHTPLEVKFAELEKAEQMHQNSRPKIQRVAAYLRNRKNIDKQYSPKLLSIGPIHHDNPNLKLGENYKLTWAVKYIQSTHQTREYLHQKIADNINELKGLYTDDVLALANTAASLKDFHSLEEKLSWLLFVDGCSLLYILEKLRLSQTDKPKNENPADQHGKQKDRNTNADQIGEQEHASINVDDKTDDKVDDEAEGHLNIKVDQLVLVMMDVLLLENQLPYRVLNLLWKNDDENLIHTMKDFLKNYHWTPPDKKTWRFPDNLIPDKLIPDKLKDATKTKQKTAVDNKTTGRSPPTHLLDLQRKIILKIEDKNEADKMENKNQSGINSDEMMKYRNIQDLKTVGITLKLSKTQNPTDVNFSKSWFRARAKLTLPKIVVDDTTEVSFLNLIAYEMCPDFKNNYGICSYVVFMDLLIDHPEDVKELRSKGILLNSLGSDEEVSELFNVISTDLVHNQETYHEVKAKIHRHYSNRCNVWITQGYHTYFGNPWAITGFVAALIALGLTCVQTWFSIFPRGD